Within the Enoplosus armatus isolate fEnoArm2 chromosome 9, fEnoArm2.hap1, whole genome shotgun sequence genome, the region TGGACTACTCTTACTTCACGGACCCTGTCTCCTGTGAGGTGTCCAACTCTGTGGGCAGCACCAATGTCAGCACCCTGGTCGATGTCCAATGTGAGTTTAACTTTAGGCAAACATTCTGTGCAGTGTGGCTAAGCTGgtgtattttgagttttttctcGAGCTatgtatttttaacataaaaGCTGTCTCTTATTGATTGTAActggctgtctgctgtctgctcacCTCAGTTGGCCCCAAACTGCTGTCAGAGCCTAAACCAATGACGGTGGATATGGGGATGGATGCAGCATTTACTTGCGCATGGACCGGAAACCCTCCTCTGACCCTGGCCTGGACCAAGCAGGGCTCCAGCGTGGTAAGGCAACAAAACACTAGTCACCACTTTATCTTGGTGGGAAGGTGAAGCTTCAACACCACCCCTCAACACCATCCCTCCAGAGAGAGACATTCACACATGGCCTTGAGGCATGAATCCTTCACACTTTTCCCCCCACACATTCTTTTTCAGGCTGAATCTTCaacacctcctctctccatgCTCCCTAAGGGCTAAAGCCTCTGGCAGAAAACTGTCTGTCCACTGACAGATTCATACAGCATCATCAGGGCACATGACATACTGTCATAACTCtaactcaatcaatcaatcaatcaatcaatcaatcagtcaacgAGTGAGCCAAGGTGTGGTTGAAACTAAGAGAATTACAACATGTGCTGCAACTTTTAGAGCAGCATGTCTGCCTCTTAGACATTAAAAATGCCAGACTGCACCTGAGTATCCATTTCCTCAAAGTCAATTTCGTAGATGGAACAAATGggacatttcttttcctttccaccTTCCCTCTACATCACCCTGGTAAAAGTCTTTCAGCGCACACACCATCAGTGGGGACATCCCAACGGAGCGTCTCTCTCCTGGCAACTAATACAATTTCTGAGGCGAGGCTGGAGAAAACACCCCCAGTGAAGAATCCTGAAGGGACAGCGTAAGCGATGCTGTCATCTCAAAGAGTGAACGCTCTTGGCCCCTCTGAGGGAAACATGCAGGCATTCTTTTAATCCACCCACTGCCACTGTCCCCTCACACAGTCACGAGTAATGGATTAATTGGGTTACTCCATAAGtgtgctgaaataaaaaataggagagagtgagtggggggggggcagagtagGGGTAAATGGATTAATCACAGCTTGATGGAATGACAGGATCAATGAGCTaaggagtgagtgagtgtaGCAGCTCTAAAGGCTAGGGCCCACTCACACCATACTATGCTCTGCTCTGTCCCCACTGTTTAATTACAACAATCTCCCCAGCAGCACGGTCACTCAGCGGTGGCTGGAGTGCTTAATGCTATGATTAAAGCTCTTCACAATGAAATTAAACTCAAACCACCAGCATTTGTTACAATGGTCGGCCCACCTCTGCGCTGCCTCCACAATGAGTGGGCCACTCACGATAAAGGTCCCAGCCTCCTTTTGTCTGCCTTTTTCTCCCCAccgcctcgctctctctccagcaCCCTTCTCACTTGTCTCTCTGGATTTCTCACTAGGTGCTTAGTAACGGCAACACCTTGCAACTGAAGGCTGTTACCCAGGAAGATGCTGGAACATACACCTGCAAGGCCATCGTACCCCGGATTGGAGTTGCAGAACGAGATGTCACTCTAACTGTAAATGGTGAGTGGCTTCTAGTCAGAGCATCCAGGGTTGCTTGTAATGTTTGGACTGATCTGTTGAATAAGTAGCATCAAGATTGATATCTGACATTGTGGTATTGgtcaatatttcaaaatatcctttatctttctttcacttctcttgctctgctctctctgtttttctttcttcttcacacCAGGCCCACCTATCATCACAGCGGATGCCACGCAGCATGCTGTCAAGCACTCCAAGGGCAAGCTGGAGTGCCGGGTGGGAAGCAGCCCCCCGCCTGATAAGATTGTAAGTGAGCCTCTTATTTGTGTTGTGCATCATTCACTTATGTTTGGGAGCTTACTTACTCCCATATTCCTCCTAGCCACGCCCACATGAGAGCGATCACTCAGTGTAGCTTTACCCCTGACCTCACCTTCACACCTTTGCACCACCACATCTCCGCCTCGCACGCtaacaaatgtgcacacacacacatattcacaactGTAATTGCACCGACATTGACTGGAGAGATAGTCGAGTTGGGGGAGCAGTGGGAGACTGGCTTCATGCAGGTTTCAGCCAAACCGCATTCAATTAGCGGCCCGAGAGGCATCACTCGGCTGACCCTGTTGAACTGCTGAACGTACGCTGGGCTGAGAGAGGATAATTAGGGtgtgaggaggagtgagagacAGGTGCCCTGCTGGCCCTGCGCTAGAGACGGCAGAGAGGAGCCTTATTTCATAGTGCAGCTACCTAACCCTCCTTAGGCCTCACCTGCAGGGCAGACGTGGGAGGCAGCTTAAACATGAGCCTGTGAGCTGTGTCAGCCACGGAGCACCATAGAGGTCggcagagagaaagcagaacGGAGAGGGAAACTGGTGTTAAGTCAGTGGCAGGCAGGGATCTAAGGATAAGCAGGCGTGCAGGCCTCTGCTTTGCTCATCGGTAAGGAATTCGTCATAGAAAAGTGACTTACTCCGTTTTGTCTGTTGTCTTGCTCCTCTCCACAGGTGTGGACCTTCGGAGATATGAGCCTGTCCTCTGGCTCCTCCGGTCGTTACTCAGTGCAGACAGTAGCCAGTGACCATGGAGTCGTGTCTTCTCTGGTGCTGTCTGAGAGTCTGGCACAGGATTTCCAGCTGCGCTACAACTGCACTGCTTGGAACCGTTTCGGCACCGACACCGCCCTGGTCACACTGAAGGAGCAAGGTACACATTGACAAGAGTAATAATCCCCATCACCCCCTTTACAGAAGTTATAGTGATACGCTCAGTCCTTGCTGTGAAGGGGGCCAGATTAGGTGAAATCAGAGCTCCTGTCTTGTGCTTATCTTAATTATACTCTTCTAATCGATATTATTTAATCAGCAGATGGTTCCTTTAATGAATATGTTTGCCCCATAACATAGATATTGATTGGGGACAAAAGTCAATTAGAGGAAGCCACATGTGTTTGCGGTTGGACTCATATTCTCTATCACTGTCTCGGAGCCAAGTTCAGCATCTCAGGCTGCAGCCCCTTTCAGTGATCTTAAAAGTAGCCAGTAGTACTACTACACTGATGCTAATGTCTGCATACgaatgcagaatctgtaggCAAGGGACAAGATTTTGGTATCGGAAGTGTTTTGGTTCCCATTTGTAGTCCTAGTAGTATTGACCAATTACGTTTCAGcaggctttggttgcatgcaggtaaacagttcATGTGAAGAGCAAATGTTAAATGCAGTCTCGGCAGATGTctgtttataatgatataaagatataaaattaaaatgtaaaacaaaaaatctgtTTCTCGTGTCTCAAGTTGCTACTCAGACTGTAAACGATGACCGGCGCATCTGGTTATCCAGATATCCGCTGGCTACACCGGAAGCCCCGAAACATTGGCCATTGCCCCCAGAGGCTAAATCATCGTCAGACGATAGCCATTGTGTTCTGAGATTACACTGATGCTAAGGGGAGCCTTTGTTGCAGCAGACACCAAAAATAAGGTCCTCGCCAGCAATTTACATCAACGTAGCAGCGTGGGGTCTCCAGAGAAAAGGGCAGCGGTATCTCCTGGAATCTCTAATTAGATTACTGTCTGTTGCTTCATTGCATGTCAGGCCTTGTTACCCTTCTTTCAGAGAGATTAGAGACAATAGTCAGGCTGTGGGATGCCGGATTGCCCGTGTGAGCATACGCTAGCTGTGAGCAGGCCAGGATTTACTGCAGATGAATTTATATCGGCGCTGACGTTTCTGGGATTAGCAAGACAAATTAATggatctctttctttcttttgctctgaTCTGCACGTTCTTTGACACTTTTGCTCTACTAtctctcatttcatctctccCCTTCTGTTGACAACCATCTGACGCCCTTCCCCTATGCCACActtttcttctatttctgtTCTTGTTACAGAAGCCCTGCCTATGTTGATAATTGTTGGTGGAGCAGTAGGTGGAGGCTGTGTCCTGCTCATCTGCGTCATCACTCTggtctccctctgctgcaggCACACGGGCAAAGGTGAGCTCAACGGTTAGTATGGGCAAGAGGGGCAACAGCCAATCTTTCAAATCAAGTCGTTTTCATTTGTGAGCTGAAAATTGAACAGTTTTTGTTCAATTTCTGTGCCATTTCACCCTGTGTTTAAATGGGATTTTTGATGTACAAGGTAATGTCAAGTAAAGCTTCTCTTCATTTTAATCCCCGTAGGTAAAAGGTGCACTCGTCTTTCCAAGAGTGACATCAGAGTTCAGATTGTTCACAGCGATCACAATGCCACACGTGGCAATGACGATGAGGAGGATGTCAAAGAGCCCATGGTAAATTTCTTTGTTCACTGTCTCTATATGCCAGATATCTCTATTGAGGGTTAGAGAAAATTCACTTTAACACCGTAATGTAATACTAaggctttgttttgttcttattCAAGTGAGGTCTTGTTCATCCTAGTAATTCTTCAAAAATGCTTGGTCTTCCCTCAGGCTCCAAACAGCAGTGAGTCTCCTGGGACATCGCGCACAGAACACAGCGACCtcctggaagaggaggaggatgagagatCGGACATCaaggtaaaactgaaaatacttACTTGAAGAAACATTCTCAAAATAGCAagaattcattattttcatccattataataataataataataataataataatactgaacTATGCTCAGctcatgatttatttttctctgtccctctcatAGGACCCCACCAATGGTTACTATAATGTCCGTGGCCATGAAGACCGCCACATCCGCAGCAGTGGATTCTCTGAATATGTGCCCAACTCTCGGCCAGTCTACACTCCATCACAGCTGCCCTCCCCCAGCCCCATATATGGTCAGCAAGGCACCCAGCCTCGTATCTATGACTTCTCCCACCGATACGCAACCACCACAGCGGGCAGAACCGCATACGAACAGCAGCAAGCTGCCCAGCAGCAGCCGGCCCAGCCAGCCAGCATTTATCCCACTGATCCCGTCTACAGTGGCTCTGCTTACCTGCCTGCCACTTATGGTCGCGCCTTCACCAGCTACGTTAAGCCCGCTTCCTATGAGAAGGTGGATGCGTATGACCAATCGGATCAGGCCAGCAAGGTGTCCAGCTCGTCTCGCTTCTCTTATGCCTCCTCACAAGTGTCCTCCCAGCAGTCTGACTATGGCCGGCCCTCACAACGTATGCAGACGCACGtctgattggacaaaacaattgGAAAAACAGGAGCGTTGAGTAGATAACCATTGTCACCTCCACATACATGTGTGGCTGGACTAACATGAACAAAGACTTTCTTTACTCGGACGGTCCTACAAGGACATGTTTGGACAGCATTTGGAGGGAGTCATGTGATTTAGGTTATGGGATAACCAACCTTTATTTGTAACGGTTGGCGGGATCTACAATAATGCTAACTGTAGAGCTCCTGAGCTGGGGAATTCAGCAGATTGTGATGTTCAAGTCAAACTTATGATTACAGTGTGATACCTCACCAGGTTATCTCTACATGATGACCACCCAAACCTGTGGA harbors:
- the kirrel3l gene encoding kirre like nephrin family adhesion molecule 3, like — translated: MVTATQAAYFSQQPQDQVVVSGQSVTLPCVIVGYRGMVQWTKDGLALGGERDLPGWTRYSLMGDPLSGEHSLLIDSAELADDSVYECQATQAALRSHRAKLTVLVPPSDPVVEGGPVVRLKAHTPHNLTCKASGAKPAAEITWYRDGEVMESAIYSKTPMEDGKRESAISMLPIVPEDSDSGRTYTCRVLNQAAPAGRQTSVTINVQHPPSVTLSVQPQTVTEGAKVLFICSASANPEITGYRWSKGGVPISEANGDSLEVTVDYSYFTDPVSCEVSNSVGSTNVSTLVDVQFGPKLLSEPKPMTVDMGMDAAFTCAWTGNPPLTLAWTKQGSSVVLSNGNTLQLKAVTQEDAGTYTCKAIVPRIGVAERDVTLTVNGPPIITADATQHAVKHSKGKLECRVGSSPPPDKIVWTFGDMSLSSGSSGRYSVQTVASDHGVVSSLVLSESLAQDFQLRYNCTAWNRFGTDTALVTLKEQEALPMLIIVGGAVGGGCVLLICVITLVSLCCRHTGKGKRCTRLSKSDIRVQIVHSDHNATRGNDDEEDVKEPMAPNSSESPGTSRTEHSDLLEEEEDERSDIKDPTNGYYNVRGHEDRHIRSSGFSEYVPNSRPVYTPSQLPSPSPIYGQQGTQPRIYDFSHRYATTTAGRTAYEQQQAAQQQPAQPASIYPTDPVYSGSAYLPATYGRAFTSYVKPASYEKVDAYDQSDQASKVSSSSRFSYASSQVSSQQSDYGRPSQRMQTHV